In the genome of Xenopus laevis strain J_2021 chromosome 1S, Xenopus_laevis_v10.1, whole genome shotgun sequence, one region contains:
- the LOC121399476 gene encoding uncharacterized protein LOC121399476, which produces MNRTIKDKLTKATSATWTNWKSFLPAVLAEIGMTPHSVTKLSPFEIVMGRPFPTPWVKGSLVIQHTDLNLIQEEYVRNLITTLNGIYGDVSLSFPLPPQEPTHPFRPGDPVVVRQLHSYRKDGFPFGPRVTVIAITRTAVLSDASDHWIHASRVKLAPTLPTPERSKADNTEHDTTTKSVTEGPEDDLTPLPPMMIRKSTKYALWCIIGTFLFLFFPIMIILNCICYPNPHSPLGSVCYQFFKSNTRLHRHERSNPIATLGGQSTNERQVAIKQSDGTTTFWYNSVGKKS; this is translated from the coding sequence ATGAATCGCACCATAAAGGATAAGCTCACCAAAGCCACATCTGCCACATGGACTAATTGGAAGTCCTTTTTACCTGCAGTACTAGCTGAAATAGGCATGACACCACATTCAGTTACTAAATTATCTCCTTTTGAAATTGTCATGGGACGCCCATTTCCCACTCCCTGGGTCAAAGGCTCCTTAGTCATCCAACACACTGATCTTAATTTAATTCAGGAGGAGTATGTACGTAATCTTATTACTACATTGAATGGCATCTATGGTGATGTTTCTTTGTCTTTTCCTTTGCCCCCCCAGGAGCCGACCCATCCATTTCGCCCAGGCGATCCTGTTGTGGTTCGACAGCTCCATAGCTATCGAAAAGATGGATTCCCATTTGGCCCACGAGTCACAGTGATTGCCATCACACGGACAGCAGTCCTCAGCGATGCCAGCGACCATTGGATCCACGCTTCACGAGTGAAACTCGCGCCAACACTTCCAACGCCGGAACGGAGTAAAGCTGACAACACGGAACATGACACCACCACCAAATCCGTCACAGAAGGACCCGAAGATGACCTCACACCCCTACCACCGATGATGATAAGGAAGTCCACAAAATATGCACTATGGTGCATAATTGgcactttcctttttctatttttcccgATTATGATAATCCTTAACTGCATATGTTACCCAAACCCTCACAGCCCTTTGGGATCAGTTTGTTACCAGTTTTTCAAGAGCAATACAAGACTCCATCGCCATGAAAGATCAAACCCCATCGCCACCTTAGGAGGTCAGTCTACTAATGAACGACAAGTTGCAATCAAACAAAGTGATGGCACTACCACCTTCTGGTATAACTCCGTTGGCAAAAAATCTTAG